From the Gadus chalcogrammus isolate NIFS_2021 chromosome 18, NIFS_Gcha_1.0, whole genome shotgun sequence genome, the window TTAGGGAATAATGTGATAAAAAGTAAATAGAAAATGGGCCTTACCTCATTGGGAAGCGCTGCTCATACTCCTCAGGTGCTTGCTATGAAAATGAGAATATGCTATCATCAGTCACTTGTCATTTACGTGCTTAAACACAACACCATATAATACATCGGCCAAATGTCGGTAAATGTTGCAATAACTGCAGTCGCCACCAGATGGGGCGCAAAGCACGCTGTCGGTAAACAAGCACCGGAACGGGCGATCGAGGGGATTCTTTCTATGTAGAAGGAATACTTGGCCGGCTATCAGTTGGAATATACAAGGACGACACGTTTCCCAGCGCACGAGagggaggtgtttgtgtgttggtgtgtgtgacccagaccataatGAACCCGGAAGTGCAGCCAATTAAACTCATGAGCACTCGAGAGCTGAAGGCCCTACAGGAGCAAAAGCAGCACTCGTCCTCCACTCCTCGCCCCAGGAGAGGCTCTGATCACATCCCGTCATCACAAAGTGAAGGAGCTCGCGGATCCACGCACAACAGCGACCGAATGGAGGACGGCCCCCCCCTTTGTGACGACCCCTGATGATTGGCCTACCGGATGCAGTTATCTCTTGGCGTTCGGATGATCTGAAGAGGGAAGTGTCTCAGAGGTGATCACTCACACAGAAAGTGGACACGCTTCAAAGGTGTggatgggggcgggggagagggggagaggggtgtcGGTGCCGTCACATGACGTAAATAAACCCTCCATATTCCTTCTATTGgtccttgttgttgttgatgacgttgatgttgttgttcccctctctgtcttcttCTTGCTAGTGGCTGCATTAGTGTGTCATCAGCGACGGATAACTGACACAAAGTTAGAGATGGGAAATTGCATCTGGGCGGTTCTGAGGGTCAAGAGCTGACCGGATGCTGTCCCATGTTGCCTAGCAGCCGTGCCTAGGGGCGTGGCCAGGGGACAGAACCGGGAGGAGGATCACTTGAGCGACAAATAAAGGGTAGGGTGTTTAagttcatcctcctcctctctctgtttatccCCCTGTCTCGTCGCTCCGCTTTTAGAGACGGGGGCAGCAGAGCTTAGCGAACCACGCAACCTCTGCCTCGACAAACAAAGGCGTTGAAGGAAGGATGCGTAGACACAGCGACTACAATGACATccaaacatttatttaattaatgctGAAAATAATCAGATTTGGGGGGCATGTTGGCCGAGGGAGGCGGCCCTTCTGCTGATCCTGCCTGGGGCACCGAAAAAGCTAGGGCCGGCCctggtgcagacacacacacacacagacacagattgGACAGAGTGCCtcatccggggggggggggtgctgatcCAGATGTTTGTGTATGCTAAGCGGGCCTGTTTTTAATGAGTGCCGCTAGAGAAGCTGtgtagaggaagaggacgacTGTGGGGACATAGAAGATGTTCTGGAACCATCTGTGGTTCTTGTAATCTTCTGTTgaacaaacacagtatttgactCAGGTAACGCCTTGTTGCATGACGAATATTATGACATAGGCTAAGCACATATGAATTGAGAAAAAATAACAAGTTTGTGTGTATACCAAGGTATGCATGCAGTATTTTCTGCAAGGTTTCTGGTATTTCTGCGGGATCCCTGCATGTCTCCGTGACACTTAATCTTTGTGTCAACCGGGTATTTTTCTGCCGAGTTTCAGAACTCGGCACCCTGATGCAGGTAGGAAACCACGGTCGCTGCTGCGCTCTGCGTCTAATTACAGAACGCGTGGGTGGATTTCACTTGTACCCCACAAGCCGCATTCGGTTCTTCATCGCCCTTAACTTTccatcctccttcctctctcctctcatgaCTGGTTTTTACTAATTTACGTTTGCCTTTTATTTCTTGTCAATCTATCACTATGTCCTTGAGGGGTGCTTAGATCCCCTTGATATTATCTGCGGAGCGCGTCGTCACATCTGCTTGAGGTTGTGCGTTATTAATAGGATGGTCGTGGTTCTGTTTACCTGCGGGTAACCAGGAGTCATCATGCTGTACGGTCGCTgcagcggctgctgctgctgccggagcACCACGGCTGCGTTCTGCGCCGCCATGCGGGAGTGCATGCTGTAGtcggggagcgggagggaggcgTCCTCCCTCTCCAGAAGATTCCCCGTGCTGCTGCTCTTACCGTGCTGGaggctgctcacacacacacacacacacacacacacacacacacacacacacacacacacacacacacacacacacacacacacacacacacacacacacacacacacacacacacaaggaaacgcacgcaggtaaacacacagacgtaaacaaacgcacatgcacgcacaaaacgcacgtaaacacacacacacacacacaagtgcgcaaacacaacctcacacacaaccacacacgcacatttgtatacactcacacacagacgcacacacacacagcagcacagaacggcacacacacaggcacacacaaaacacacacacatacagacacacacacacagcggcacagaccggcacacacacacaggcacacagaaaacacacagacacacacacacacaggttagagCTGGATCCATTAACAAGCGCACACAATCATTTCTCgtgttcattatttttattataatatCGTACATTCATCATGGTTGTTAAATAATTGATGGGGCTCTAAGCCTGTTGTGGTGTTACTGGGGGATTAGGAAACCCTGGAGACCGGAGTCACGTACTTGTGGACCCGGAGCTGCGGCCCcggttcctcctctctgtcggTGAGCAGGTGAGTGTAGGAGAACGGGAACCAGCCGCGCCTGCACCACAGAGCAACAGGACGTCAGCAccataagggtgtgtgtgtgtgtgtgtgtgtgtgtgtgtgtgtgtgtgtgtgtgtgtgtgtgtgtgtgtgtgtgtgtgtgtgtgtgtgtgtgtgtgtgtgtgtgtgtgtgtgtgtgtgtgtgtgtgtgtgtgtgtccgcgtgcgCCTGCATCCGAAACAAAaggacataaacacaaacacgtgggggcatgtgtacgtgtgaatatgtttatgcgtgtgtgtgtatgtgcgtgtgtgtgtacgtgcacatgTGTTGACATGTGCACgtgtgggtgtttctgtgtgtgtgtacacgtgcgtgtgcatgcgtgctagagtgcgtgtgtgtgtgtgcgtacacatgcgtgtgtgtgtgcgtgagtgtgcacgtgcacgtgtgtttacctgtgggtgtgtgtgtgtgtatgcgtgctcgagcgtgcgtgtgcatgcgtatatgcatgcatgcgtgcgtgcgtgcgtgctgcgtgtgtgtgtccggctttGGGGGGACGACGGCGACTCACATGCGGTTCTTCTCGTTCTCGCCGTAGTGCCAGCCGTCCCGCGCCTCGGGCACCAACAGGGTGATGACGTCGCCCGCCGCGAAGCTCAGCAGGGTGCTGTTGTCCCCGGCCGCGTGCGAGAAGATGGCCTGCACCCGCGCGCGGCCGTTCTTCTCCAGCCCCGCCGCCATGGAGCTGGAGCGGGGCAGGGTCCGAGTctccgctgggggggggggtggggggagggagacggtcAGGTCCTCTGGGAACACCCACGAGTTCTGACTGAGAGGGAcgcctcagctcctcctcctctggtgaGCTGTTCTCTCTACATCTTCAGTAGGCTTCGGACTGTCCTGAAGCTTGAAAGATGAGTAACTACccctactaccaccactagcactactactatactactactactacgccTACTaccacaactactactactactataccccccaccaccaccacaacccctaCTACtattctactactactactaccaccactaccactactactatactactactacgactCCTActgccactactactactactatacccccaccaccacaaccactactactatacaaataccaccaccaccaccacaaccactactGCTATACTaacaccaccaacactaccaccaacTCTatgctaccaccaccactactgatactaccgccacctccaccaccagcaccacccccaccaccaccaccaccaccaccaccaccaccaccaccaccaccaccaccaccacctccaccaccaccaccaccaccaccaccaccaccaccaccaccaccaccaccaccaccaccaccaccaccaccaccacctccaccaccaccaccaccaccaccacctccaccgtccACTTCCTCTGGGAGGAGCCGGTTCTATTCATAACGAAGGCTGCTGAGACACAGAGGCACAACGAAACCACAGCAGACCGGGCCGTAAGCGCTCCGTATCCCCGTGCTTTAAGACCGCCTCCACACGCCGTCTTAACTTTCCCATCGCCTCGGCCCCCTGGCCTGCCCTCATCCCGTTGTTCCGTCTCACACCGCTCACCATTCCCACATGGCCGCGCGGTGCGGCCATGTGTGGCGGTAACCGTGGCGATAAGCAGAAAGGCTTATCACAAGGACGTCGGATACAATGGTGGTGTTAGTCACGCCGTGTTTACACGGCTTCTCACCGATACGGCCCCCCGTCCCTGGGGAACGTCCTTGACAGGAGAGCCCGGTTCTTGTTAATACTAAACCCAACACTGACACAGTCGCCCGCCGTTGTATCAAAGAGCGCTGTGTGTGACCGAAACCTGGATGATTCggtgcattgtgtgtgcgtgcgtgtgtgcgtatgcgtgtgtgtgtgtgtgtgtgtgtgcgtgcgtgcgtgcgtgcgtgcgtgattgcgtgtgtgcgtgtgcgtgcgtgcgtgcgtgcgtgcgtgcgtgcgtgcgtgcgtgcgtgcgtgcgtgcgtgcgtgcgcgcgcgtgtgtgtgtgcaatgtatgACACTCAATGGTTGCTTTTGTAGCACAGGGACATTTGATGCGAGTTCTGTCTCGCTTTAGTTCAGACCGCTAGGATGCGTAAAGCaccgtgtgaatgtgtgtgtgtctggtgatcAGATGATCTGCAAATATCATGTGAGTCTCATTACCTGGTTAACCCCCTGAGCTCCTGCCCACCCCTTCCTATTCCTCCTGTGCCCTTTCTGTACCTCCAAGCCGTATCGTTCCCTTTTTAATGGGGAGGTGCAAGTGAGTCGGCTGAATTGTTGTGACAAAGGTCAGGATAattactttttgtttttcagtaaggtctttttttttaactggtTGCCGCAGGATAGAAAATCCAGCAAAATATTTGTTATGCTGCGGAGAGCTTTTGTTTTGTAAATGCTTCAAATGAATGCATTGGCGTTGTATCTGTAGCATGAGTCAGACTATCCTGAGGCTAGACAGAGGAGTTACTACTGCTAGCCTACTGCTACTACGATCCCgaaaccaccaccactactaccaccactataactactactactactaccaccaccactactaccaccactataactattactactactactaccaccaccaccactaccaccactataactactactactactaccaccaccactactaccactactaccaccactataactactactactatcccAAAACCACCACTATAACTActcctactcctactactactaccaccaccactactaccaccactataactactcatactactactactaccaccaccactactaccaccactataaCTACTCatactcctactactactaccaccactataactactcatactactactactaccaccactataaatactcctactcctactactactactactaccaccaccactactaccaccactataactactcatactactactactactaccaccaccactactaccaccactataactactactactaccaccactataactactactattactactaccaccactataactactactaccaccaccactactaccaccactataactactactaccaccaccactactaccaccactataactactactaccaccaccactactaccaccactataaatactaccaccactataactactactaccaccaccactactaccaccaccactactaccaccaccactactaccaccactataactactcatactactactacccccaccactactaccaccactataactactcctactcctactactactaccaccaccactactaccaccactacaactactcctactactactactaccaccaccactactaccaccactatatCTACTACTCCTACTGCTACCAcaaccactactaccaccactatatctactactcctactacaactactcctactactactactactaccaccaccactactaccaccactataactactactaccaccactatatctactactcctactactactactgctaccaccaccactactaccaccactataactactcctactactactactaccaccaccactactaccaccactataactactcctactactactactactaccaccactactataactactactactactacccacaccactactaccaccactataactactactaccaccaccactactaccaccactataactactactaccaccactatatctactactcctactactactactgctaccaccaccactactaccaccacgataactactcctactactactactactactaccaccaccaccaccaccatcaccaccactactacacaACTACTAcgacactactactactaccatgaGTCACTTGGCACTTGTTCCCATGAACATTCCTaccgtaccgacagcgataatGTTAATTTTCTTCCTGACAAATGTACACgttgtaagtcgctctggataagaGTGTCTGCTGGAGGCCCTCAGTGTTGGTGTAAAGGTAGGCGGGTCTTACGCAGGGCGGCCTTGTGCTTGGCCGGGGCCCCCTTGCGGACAGGCAGGGTGTTGGAGTAGCCCTGGGCCCCCGCCTGGGAGCCGGAGCTCTTGGCCGCCTTGGCCTCCATCCACTGCTGGTAGTCGTCCCCCCCGCCGTGGGGGCCCGCGGAGCCGTTCAgcgaggccacgcccccctcgGCCCCGCCCTGCATCAGCcgctgtgagagagagtgagagagagagggagagagagagatggtggagagagagagagagagagcgagagagagagcgagagcgagagagagagagagagagagagagagagagagagagagaaatggtggagagacagagagagaaagagagagagatggtggagagagagagagagagcgagagagagagcgagagagagagagagagagagagagagatggtggaaagagagagagagagagagagagagagagagagagagagagagagagagagagagagagagagagagagagagagcgagagagagagagagacagagagagagacggagagatagagacagagacagagattagAAATCTCTCAGAGTTTTCTATACCGTGGATGATTTTATCTGAGCAGCAATCTTGCCAATACTAGTCAAAGGATGCAACCAAGATGTCCCCATTCGTATGTATGTATAGATAGAATATCGAAGGCAGAtcaaaataataagaataatgcTTAAAGCTAAATGCACATCGTTAATAAAGGTTTGGAAGGATTTCTATTTCAATAATTTAGATCTTTATGACGCTGTGTCTGTTATGTAACATCAACTGAGTTCATAAATAGTGATGATGGAGaaaaggcagggggggggggaagaggaggagagggattaagaggaggaggaggaggaggaggaggaggaggaggaggaggaggaggaggaggaggagtgggaatCCCTGATTAACTGGGAGATCAATGGGGTCCTCTTAGACCAAATGAACACAGCGCCTCCAAAGACAATCGGTCGATCCTCCGtccggggagggaggggggagggaagcaATCGGTAATGCGTTGCTCCCGCGCTCCAACCCGCCACTGGAGCCAATCACAGACCCACTCATCCCCAGCGCGACAaaagctgcgtgtgtgtgtgtgtttgtcgtgtgtgtgtgtgtgtgtgtagtgtatgcCGGGGGGAGCGGGCCGTTTTAATTAAACCCTTAAGCCAGACTGGAGGGAGTCTTTCATGTGAGCCTTGAAAGGGGCTTTCTCTTGATGTTGCGGCCGGGCCTGCAGGGGAAGGTAGGGCCAACCACAGAGAGCCGAGCGGAGGGATAATGAAGTAAATAAACACCTAAAAACAGCCAGCGGTGCCTGTGGGAATGCAGGGAGGCGCCTCTCATGCGCGACAAGCTAATTAGCGCGTTTTCGCTAACGACTTCATTAGCAAACGGCGGAGAGTGTGTGTCGCTAGTCGCTACAAACCTCGGGACGCGGCCGGGGAACATCCAGACGCACCGCTCAGCAGCACCCCGGGGCCTTCATTAGGGCCCCGTACAACACTgtttgataatgtgtgtgtgtgtgtgttatgtgtgtacggataaatgtgtgtgtggtgtgtgtgtgtgattttgaaatgtgtgatggtgtttgtgtgtgtgtgtgtgtgagatatgtgAGATtgtgaagtgtgtttgtgtgtgtgtacggatatgtgtgtttgtcattgtgatatgtgtgattgtaatatgtgtgtgtgtttgtgtgtgtatggatatgtgtgtgtgtgtgacatggatatgtgtgtgtgggtgtgtgtgtgtgtgtgcgtgtgtaaggatatgtgtgtgtgtgtgtgggtgtgtgtgtgtgtgtgtgtaaggatatgtgtgtgtgtgtgtgtgtgtgtgtgtgtgtgtgtgagtgtgtgtttgtgtgtatgcgtattgCGTATGGATATGTGTTTGTGAGAAAGTGAGAGCCTCCAAGAAATATCTCTCATACAACTCATCAGATTGGAATCTTTCACCTGGAATCTTTCATTTGGAATCTTCAATGAGGAAGCTTAATGTGGAATCTTTCATGATGATGTTTTGGGTGGTGTTTCGCGTTGGGTTTGGGATGGTGTTTCGGTTGGGGTTTCAGGTGGGGTTTCAGGTCGGTTTTGGGTGGTGTTTCGTGTTGGGCTTGGGATGGTGTTTTGGTTGGTGTTTCGGTTGGGGTTTCGGGTGGGGTTTCGGGTGGGGTTTCAGGTTGGTTTCAGGTTGGTTTTGGCTGGTGATTCGTGTTTTGTTTCATGTTGGTTTCGGGTGGCTTTTTCGGGTGGTGTTTCAGGTGGTGTTTCGGGTTGGGTTTGGGATGGTGTTTCGGATGGGGTTTCGGGTGGGGTTTCAGGTTGGTTTTGGGTGGTGTTTTGGGTGGTGATTCGTGTTTTGTTTCGGGTGGTGTTTCGGGATGGGGTTTCAGGTGGCTATTCGGGTGGTGTTTCAGGTGGTTTTTCGGGTGGTGTTTCGGGTGATGTTTCGGGTTTGGTTTCGGGTTTAATTTCGGGTGGGGTTAGTTACCTGTTGCCCCAGGGTGCCCCCCGCCATCAGGGCCGCCAGCTCCGGCGGGACGGGAAGGGGCTTGGCGCCGGAGATGGGGTCGGAGATGGCCATGGCCCCCTTAGGGTGGGGCCCCCccgggtggtgggggtgggtgtgggggcccggggccccgcccaccccactCATCTGCTGGGCCAGCAGCATGGCGCGCTCCGGAAGCTTGTTGGGCTCAGCGCAGGCCTGCTGCCACCCGGGCACCTTCTGGGAGAGCAGCTCCTTaccctggagagggaggggaggacagagggagagagggagggagggagggagggaggggaggacagagggggagagggagggagggaggggggggagagggagggagagagggaggggagaggggggggagagaggggagggagggaggagggagagggagagacagaggagagaggtagggagggaggggagggagggaggagagggaggcagggaggNNNNNNNNNNNNNNNNNNNNNNNNNNNNNNNNNNNNNNNNNNNNNNNNNNNNNNNNNNNNNNNNNNNNNNNNNNNNNNNNNNNNNNNNNNNNNNNNNNNNACATTCTAATCCTAGGAAAGCCTTTCATGCTAATTTCGCTTCCTGCATCCAGTCTGTttttaaaaacagttttgattGGTTCGTAGATCGCTGCACCCTCCTCAATGTCTGCCATTATTTAAATCAGCAGACATACTCCTTGTTTGTCATGAACTGAAACTCCATGAGCGGTGATTGCTCCTGGCGTTTATGAGCTTTTCGACAATGCTTTCAACAAGGGGTCGAACCCAGAACGAACCGAATGTGTACGACGTCAGACGGTCAGACCAGGCTACACGCACTGGACGTGAAGAAGCCAGGGCGATACCTCGGAGGTGCGTTCTAAAGAAGGTCTACGCTACACAAGGGTGTTGGGTGTAGAGGCCGGTAGACCCACCCCATAAGCCGCTGTGCATTTCACCGCTCCGTCAGAACTGAATAATTAATCAGAGGATCGTCCGTGCCTCCACACAGAGTCTGCTTGGAAACAGGAGTGAGTAACGCGGGGACAAACAGCTCTCTGCTCTCCACGTACGTGTAAAAAAACCAAAAGTTATTCACCGCTCGCAACAACAGAAATCACGGAGAGGCGGATTTGTCTCGATTGCCATGGAAACCGGTTCATTCACAAGCTGTGGTCAAAGGGACGATGGTGAATTTCCCTAACGGGGTTGGAGCCATCTGCGGTTGTGATTGTAACTAATTAGAACAAATAACAACGAAACAAGGGGGACCATCAGCCAGCCTCGGTCTGCGTCCCTCTCGTTCCAGGGTTTTAATTGGATAACCCTACCCACCTGACAATCTCAAGGACCAATTACAGACAACCATGACTCCTGCTGCTCCCAGaatccccctcacctctcctgtATACATTCATGTAATGTATCCCCCCctaaacacatgcagacatgcattcatattaattctctctctctctctctctctctctctctctctctctctctctctctctctctctctctctctctctctctctctctctctctctctctctctctctctctctctctctctctctctctctctctctctctctctctctctctctctctctctctctctctctctctctctctctctctctacacactctctacacacccacacccttaATTGGCTTATCCCCGTGGACtttaattaatatttaaaaCATGTGACTTAACCAAACTTAGTAGCCCAGGAATGTTACTGCACACAGGCGCccacctcacacaaacacaaacacacaaatacacacacacacacacacgcacgcacgcacacgcacgcgcacgcgcacgcacacacacacacacacacacacacacacacacacacacacacacacacacacacacagattcagagGGGCGCGATCCAAACAACGCTAATATGTTTGGATGTGGTTTGAGAAGGCATAAGGATAATTCACAACATGTACAGTAGACATACTGTACTGTATCGGCCCCTTTTATATTATATCACGGAAGTAAAGAAGTAAACAACTGGGCGAAAACGAGCTGGGATTATGTAACATCTAGCGTCTTTAAAACAACGGAATCTGGGCTCACCTGAGTCGAAATGGGAGCTGAGAGCGAAACCGGGGCTGAAAAACAGTGGAGACATGGTGGTCAGGAGCACCAACATCTTCCACGACGTGGAGAGATCAGCAGCAGTAGCTTGTATGTTGCAGCTGTTTCTATAATTAAAACAGAACTAAGCGGCACTGTATCTCGAACACAGATCTGTTCCTTCCATCCTCACACCTGACTCCGACGACGAGTTAAAAAAAGCCTCCATTTCTTACGAACGGACAAAGAAGCAGGCTGAATGAGAGAGGTACAAGATAGGGTATGCATATGTTCTGCCACACGGTTAATCTAGAGCAAGTCAATGCATGTTAGCGCCGATGGGATCCGTCGGTTGCCGATCCGTTACGCACGGCGCTGTGAACACCGGCGCGTCACTGCAGAGGAGCCGAGGAATCACGTTGATTCAGCGCAAAAGCAGAGAGGCGTCAGGCAGCGTCCTAAGAGCGTCGTCTTCCTTGACAGCGAGCGAAGCTCCTCCTGACGCCGTGTTTGAGTGCAGGGGACGCGAGATATAGACACGCAGCAGGGAGAATTCTCGATTACGCGAATTGTCCTCATTGCTTATTGCGCTGAAAGCGGGAGCTCTCCGAGTGCTGACTGCCAGAGCGCCATCTTGCTCCAGAATGATCCGGGAGGTGACTCTTATCCTGCGGGAGAGATTGCTGCTGCTTCTGGGAATGATCTCAAGCGGATTGAGGTcgcttgttttttgttggtttgttggcTGTCCCTTGAAGAGCGAGAACCTTTCCCCTCTCTGGGGATGGGACTCGGAGGATAGACAGTGAATTATGTTAAACTGATGATTCAGCCTGTAGCACAACCTACTCCATCTCAACAAGTAGCCCCGAGACATGTGTTTAAATGGGTTTTCCAGCTGAACATcaaacagcagtgtgtgtgtgtgtgcataaatatataaatgtgtatataaatatatgtgtgtgtatctttgtgtgtgtgtgtgtgtgtgtgtgtgtgtgtgtgtgtgtgtgtgtgtgtgtgtgtgtgtgtgtgtgtatccacttGTATGTGagtctctttgtgtgtatgtttgtctctttgtgtgggtgtgcacatgtgtgtgtgcgtgtgtttgtgcagtgcATCCATCCATACCCTGGCTTCTCAGCGCGCTGCACGCCGTCCAGATAAGCGTCGTTTTCCGATGTCCTGCCGGCCCGGCGTTCCCATCTCCCGGCGTCGGATAACACCAACTGATCCCAGATCTGCACCCCTACCCCTCCGACCAGGGAGACCGTCCCCAAACcaggagacacacagagccGAAGACCTGTTGGCCGACCCGATTACTCCACTGTGTGCAGAGTGCACCTTGAAGGAGGAGGCCTCTTCCCCCTGACACTACAACATCCGTCATCTagaaaacacccccccccccccctccacccacacacacacacaaactacctcCTCCATCTCACTTTCACGAGGATTGGATGCCAGGCAGCAGCAGAGGAGATATAGAGTGGTTGTTCATTGTGGGCTTGTGAACAGTTTCTGTtctgatagagggagagagataaagagaaagagagacacagagctaGATGGAATAGATAGATgtctagatggatggatagagataGAGCTACAgatatagagagacacagagatggatagatggatacaaatctagatggatggatagaggaagagatatacagagatagagaagtacagggttggatggatggataggtaGAAACTAGATAGATatctagatggatggatagagatacagagatagagacccagagatagatggatggatataaaTAAATCTAGATAGATatctagatggatggatagaggaagagatatacagagatagagaagtacagggttggatggatggataggtaGAAACTAGATAGATatctagatggatggatagagacacagagatggagacccagagatagatggatggatatatatAAATCTAGATAGATatctagatggatggatagagatagagatatagagatagagagaca encodes:
- the LOC130371741 gene encoding brain-specific angiogenesis inhibitor 1-associated protein 2-like, translating into MLVLLTTMSPLFFSPGFALSSHFDSERTSEGKELLSQKVPGWQQACAEPNKLPERAMLLAQQMSGVGGAPGPHTHPHHPGGPHPKGAMAISDPISGAKPLPVPPELAALMAGGTLGQQRLMQGGAEGGVASLNGSAGPHGGGDDYQQWMEAKAAKSSGSQAGAQGYSNTLPVRKGAPAKHKAALPETRTLPRSSSMAAGLEKNGRARVQAIFSHAAGDNSTLLSFAAGDVITLLVPEARDGWHYGENEKNRMRGWFPFSYTHLLTDREEEPGPQLRVHNLQHGKSSSTGNLLEREDASLPLPDYSMHSRMAAQNAAVVLRQQQQPLQRPYSMMTPGYPQQAPEEYEQRFPMSTEPPSEPTVEAPPSPPVDYNADVDDDGDDDDLSTGSALYDLVRKTPTPPGLY